The Procambarus clarkii isolate CNS0578487 chromosome 91, FALCON_Pclarkii_2.0, whole genome shotgun sequence genome includes a region encoding these proteins:
- the LOC123774062 gene encoding uncharacterized protein: protein MFHFPRLVISLTGLLTGCLGSPINDHPARLCNGSTSVPCQHTGTITHHLHAPPLSQHFTQGPHLQGQEVDARGESIQLVVGNKTDANENNTIVTGEATEMTTPVTPEEQGSDVLNDGEEASNSTRLDMELKGVSLPTKTSGQQQEETNFSNTTLENSDPSQNVTLALHALNDTEVVNSNKEVENIVYNIISENGEQVGYQNSTSSSSFNIYDEAARDRDGRRIHDDTLRQEESSVIESDSYINTDFASKSLKEENSTIVKNIQHSDGTAARKCCGLDEFFSLATQQCEAAKSMTGFPEAVRDLLEEESDLTFIPGRLQACPGTSNVPTISEASFHTHSILSLGHLKDHTSGITYDHDHYCLEVAAPGPDQLATGILVAAFCYPWPTEIHTRKCCNLNEYYNHANKGYCMRSTNMSDHENLVREFSKNNPRAPTIQVSTGRLNCSHGEPRIVIADQAFLDHANQLCERDTGDCYPSSLYCIEYLWAEGYTTMTPVAFVCPLDSFHKCCPRDHILTESGCVEASGGYVSARMLQLLEVMEPQFGFPTEIDGGQCVQEWITPNDSEIRWWISKSGYLKIDVKTESHSTMRYCVDDYLDPVNETQTVALMCITELDDIVPVHLSAQPSEAGSVGKCCPHDQYMDMDSYTCITDSMGLSLLQDPLVHAANITKLTYTSFPTCENGEEYHFYYIDPGSFDDHGELVESQVLEVVSLEGRCVLSRQAITRENYCLEYGVVGSNINPVVLVCPEEWNGMNVHREKFGLTAVLLGLSCTALFATAFSLISTRVRRGLVTVKKVNTLAGKILLSYVLSYLVGFLLLAVNMKVEVAQDNTECQAMAGLLTFFLLAAFQWNTSICLESLLLTLRVSTSERWRYVLHSVWAWGVPGVVTCLALTLDHYRHSLPCGVITPRVGLYRCFFSDQNAKLVYLYVPMLMSLCANVLLLAAARYVRSAKLRRLEHGNPKSKSAGTEAPEESQNSSAKESGPGTTASHHAVNPQHSGLRTHQTRNLWTESVKLVVWSGATWLLEVIAFVVAEYMVKPSESWYDYLWYVPSSVNALRGVGIFYILVLTPENRVKLVRAIGNFGGSLAVTGSLARSLRPGNRNSSIGNHRSSVGGESRSEVRGPGRRNMSIATTITQFSSISSSHSHDSRADTASGRTTVHPRVAHSISQVDTRRSSTTSMSSDFEGFELDAEISAGGRRKSSLATFGVVSLPSVDEEDVFEEATPSHTALNVTKSTSDA from the exons ATGTTCCATTTCCCTCGCCTCGTAATAAGTCTTACTGGGCTACTGACGGGATGTTTGGGCAGCCCCATTAATGACCACCCTGCACGCCTCTGTAATGGCAGCACTTCGGTCCCCTGCCAGCACACAGGCActatcacccaccacctccacgcaCCGCCCTTGTCACAACACTTCACTCAGGGCCCTCACTTGCAGGGACAGGAAGTAGATGCTCGTGGGGAATCCATCCAGCTTGTTGTGGGTAACAAAACTGATGCCAATGAAAACAATACAATTGTGACTGGGGAAGCAACAGAGATGACGACACCAGTCACGCCAGAGGAACAAGGCAGCGATGTTCTCAACGATGGCGAAGAAGCATCCAACAGCACGCGACTGGATATGGAATTAAAAGGCGTAAGTTTACCGACTAAAACCTCAGGTCAGCAACAAGAAGAGACTAACTTCAGCAACACAACTCTGGAAAACTCAGATCCGTCGCAGAATGTAACGCTGGCGCTTCATGCACTAAATGACACAGAGGTTGTCAACAGCAATAAGGAGGTTGAGAACATCGTCTACAACATTATAAGTGAAAACGGTGAGCAGGTTGGCTATCAAAACTCAACATCATCTTCATCTTTCAACATCTATGATGAAGCAGCAAGAGACAGAGATGGACGCAGAATACATGATGATACACTACGGCAGGAGGAAAGCTCTGTCATAGAGTCTGATAGCTATATAAACACAGACTTCGCATCGAAATCACTCAAAGAAGAAAATTCAACCATCGTCAAAAACATTCAACATTCAGACGGGACGGCAGCAAGAAAGTGTTGCGGTCTCGATGAGTTCTTCAGCTTGGCAACTCAGCAGTGTGAGGCAGCGAAGAGCATGACCGGGTTCCCGGAGGCGGTGCGGGATCTGCTGGAGGAGGAGAGTGACCTGACATTCATCCCTGGCCGCCTGCAAGCGTGCCCCGGGACCAGTAACGTCCCTACTATTAGCGAGGCAAGCTTCCATACACACTCCATCTTATCTCTCGGTCACTTGAAGGACCATACATCAGGAATTACCTATGATCATGATCATTACTGTCTGGAGGTAGCAGCTCCGGGCCCTGACCAGCTGGCCACAGGCATATTAGTGGCAGCTTTCTGCTATCCGTGGCCAACTGAGATCCACACCAGGAAGTGCTGTAACCTTAACGAATACTACAACCATGCAAATAAAGGCTATTGTATGAGGTCTACCAACATGAGTGACCATGAAAATTTAGTGCGCGAATTCTCCAAGAATAACCCCAGGGCTCCGACCATCCAAGTAAGCACCGGGAGGCTCAATTGTAGTCACGGTGAGCCCAGGATAGTCATCGCCGATCAGGCCTTTCTCGACCATGCAAACCAACTCTGTGAACGCGATACTGGGGACTGTTATCCAAGCTCCCTCTACTGTATTGAGTACTTGTGGGCAGAAGGCTACACAACCATGACGCCTGTGGCCTTCGTGTGTCCCCTTGACTCCTTCCACAAGTGCTGCCCTAGGGACCATATTCTCACAGAGTCTGGGTGCGTGGAGGCCTCTGGGGGTTATGTCTCAGCACGAATGTTGCAGTTGTTGGAAGTAATGGAACCTCAATTCGGATTTCCTACTGAAATTGATGGTGGGCAGTGTGTCCAGGAGTGGATTACACCCAATGATTCAGAGATTCGTTGGTGGATCAGTAAGTCTGGATACCTTAAAATAGATGTAAAAACAGAAAGTCATTCTACCATGCGGTACTGCGTAGACGACTACCTCGACCCAGTCAACGAGACGCAGACGgtggctctcatgtgtattaCTGAGCTAGACGACATCGTTCCTGTACACCTGTCAGCCCAGCCTAGCGAGGCGGGGAGCGTGGGCAAGTGTTGTCCGCACGACCAGTACATGGACATGGATAGTTACACTTGCATCACTGACTCCATGGGCCTCTCACTACTGCAAGACCCGCTCGTGCATGCTGCCAACATAACCAAGTTAACCTACACGTCTTTCCCTACTTGTGAAAACGGAGAGGAATACCATTTCTACTACATCGACCCGGGGTCTTTTGACGATCACGGGGAGCTGGTGGAGAGccaggtgctggaggtggtgagcCTAGAGGGCAGGTGCGTCCTCAGCAGGCAAGCCATCACCCGGGAGAACTACTGCCTCGAGTACGGCGTCGTCGGCTCAAACATCAACCCGGTGGTCTTGGTGTGTCCTGAGGAGTGGAATGGCATGAACGTACACAGAGAGAAGTTCGGGTTGACGGCGGTGTTGTTGGGCTTGTCCTGCACTGCTCTCTTCGCCACGGCCTTCTCCCTCATCTCGACCCGCGTTCGGAGAGGCCTAGTCACGGTCAAAAAG gtGAACACTCTGGCAGGGAAGATCTTGCTGAGTTACGTGCTCTCCTACCTGGTGGGGTTCCTGCTGCTGGCGGTCAACATGAAGGTGGAGGTCGCCCAGGATAACACAGAGTGCCAGGCCATGG CCGGCCTCCTCACATTCTTCCTGTTGGCAGCCTTCCAGTGGAACACCTCCATATGTCTCGAGTCCCTCCTCCTTACCCT GCGGGTGAGTACCTCGGAGCGATGGAGGTATGTGTTGCACTCTGTGTGGGCGTGGGGTGTGCCAGGGGTGGTCACCTGCCTGGCCCTCACCCTAGACCACTACAGGCACTCCCTCCCCTGCGGGGTCATCACCCCCAGGGTCGGCCTCTACAGGTGCTTTTTCTCAG ACCAGAACGCCAAGTTGGTGTACCTGTACGTGCCCATGTTGATGAGTCTGTGTGCTAACGTCCTTCTCCTGGCTGCTGCTCGCTATGTCCGCTCCGCCAAGCTGCGACGACTCGAGCATGGCAACCCCAAGTCTAAATCTGCAG GTACAGAAGCACCCGAGGAGTCTCAGAACAGCTCGGCCAAGGAGAGTGGTCCAGGCACCACCGCCTCTCACCACGCAGTCAATCCTCAACACTCGGGCCTACGCACCCACCAAACACGTAATCT TTGGACAGAGTCGGTGAAGCTGGTTGTGTGGTCAGGGGCTACTTGGCTCCTGGAGGTGATAGCCTTTGTTGTGGCAGAATACATGGTCAAGCCGTCAGAGTCATGGTACGACTACTTGTGGTATGTACCGTCCAGTGTCAATGCCCTACGAGGAGTGGGCATCTTCTACATCCTGGTGTTGACACCCGAGAACCGCGTGAAGCTCGTGCGTGCCATCGGCAACTTTGGTGGGTCGCTTGCAGTGACTGGCTCCCTAGCTCGAAGCTTACGCCCGGGCAACAGAAACAGCTCCATTGGTAATCACCGGTCGTCTGTTGGCGGTGAAAGCAGATCTGAGGTACGGGGCCCTGGACGTCGCAATATGTCAATTGCCACCACTATAACACAGTTCTCCTCTATAAGCAGCTCACATTCTCACGATTCTCGAGCAGATACCGCAAGCGGTCGAACAACAGTACACCCTCGCGTGGCACACTCTATCAGCCAAGTGGACACACGGCGCAGCTCCACGACTTCAATGTCATCAGACTTTGAGGGATTCGAATTGGATGCTGAAATCAGTGCTGGGGGAAGACGAAAGTCATCGCTAGCTACTTTTGGAGTAGTGTCGCTGCCAAGTGTGGATGAGGAGGATGTGTTTGAGGAGGCGACCCCGTCCCATACTGCATTAAATGTCACAAAATCTACTAGTGACGCGTGA